From a region of the Danio aesculapii chromosome 4, fDanAes4.1, whole genome shotgun sequence genome:
- the LOC130222714 gene encoding uncharacterized protein LOC130222714 — protein sequence MNWVGGSRSRYIKKKDDTARLRAFFQKQKMKRHSASNLRKTQEQNTGNMDLLSLFIANQLASKKEPTNKPIINRWNGPNETKQVWRNPSQIPQSSCPPSGPKLSLVTNQKPKSVNRPGFKLRKHRSSKYFQSKLSPLVESNMSDGSGSDNQHQPSSSSAGSKAPINPHVPFTLQSTANSGNRKSPQPTKPNNPWLHMDPPQNVLQNSPAIGFQLESPLPNPEMGETSDFFPLRFLKSSEDTDDEVFSSFASYDRSQKKDNSGFFSMQKEEHLFIRQSSRSFLIHSEETLKAGNTYSPVKNKTPTPSPAPSCRQMAKSTRHCQTQIQAQRHDENSVTTLDAGTQTAASFYRDVSVQCSLLPLKSTRRQSFPQLLSPVMLYSPKGKHRRARSRPSGHPKSQPDRIIRNLRSQKSTKRDLTSVVDDSSPKPSEQIKGQQWECRIKLPRCDDPRYENVWQHPVTDVRRVTESE from the exons ATGAACTGGGTCGGAGGATCTCG AAGCAGGTATATCAAAAAGAAGGACGACACAGCAAGGCTGAGA GcgttttttcaaaagcaaaagATGAAAAGACATTCAGCGTCAAATTTGAGAAAGACGCAAGAACAGAACACTGGAAATATGGATCTGCTGTCATTATTCATCGCCAACCAGCTTGCGTCGAAGAAAGAGCCAACCA acaAACCAATAATAAATCGTTGGAATGGTCCGAATGAAACTAAACAAGTTTGGAGAAATCCTTCACAGATTCCACAGAGCTCTTGTCCACCATCTGGTCCTAAGTTGAGCTTAGTCACCAATCAAAAACCGAAGAG TGTTAATAGGCCTGGCTTTAAACTCAGAAAGCATCGTTCGTCTAAATATTTCCAGTCAAAG CTGTCCCCTTTGGTCGAATCGAACATGTCCGATGGCAGTGGCTCAGATAATCAACATCAACCATCCTCATCTTCTGCTGGCTCGAAAGCTCCAATCAATCCACATGTGCCATTTACCCTACAATCCACTGCAAATTCTGGAAATAGGAAATCTCCTCAG CCAACAAAGCCGAACAATCCATGGCTCCACATGGATCCACCACAAAACGTTTTACAAAACAGTCCAGCGATTGGATTTCAGCTCGAGAGCCCATTACCAAA TCCAGAGATGGGAGAGACTTCAGACTTCTTTCCACTGCGCTTTTTGAAGAGTAGCGAGGACACTGATGATGAAG TGTTTTCCTCATTCGCTTCTTATGACAGATCTCAAAAGAAGGACAACAGCGGATTCTTCTCAATGCAG AAAGAAGAACATCTGTTCATCCGCCAGTCCTCCCGCTCATTCCTAATCCATTCTGAAGAAACTCTCAAAGCAGGCAACACGTACTCACcagtgaaaaacaaaacaccaacacCTTCACCAGCGCCATCCTGCAGACAGATGGCGAAATCCACCCGTCATTGTCAAACTCAG ATTCAAGCACAAAGGCATGATGAAAACTCTGTAACGACCCTGGACGCAGGAACCCAAACAGCAGCTTCGTTTTACCGGGACGTTTCAGTCCAGTGTTCACTTCTTCCTCTCAAATCCACAAGGCGGCAGTCTTTCCCTCAGCTGCTCAGTCCTGTCATGCTTTATTCTCCAAAGGGAAAGCACAGAAGAGCAAGAAGTAGACCATCAGGGCATCCGAAATCACAACCAGACCGTATAATCCGCAATCTTCGCAGTCAGAAGAGCACGAAAAGAGATCTGACGTCCGTTGTGGACGATTCATCCCCCAAACCTTCAG AACAGATAAAGGGGCAGCAATGGGAATGCAGAATCAAACTGCCCAGGTGTGATGACCCGCGATATGAAAATGTGTGGCAACACCCTGTCACGGACGTCAGGCGCGTAACAGAATCTGAATGA